The window TATTTTTCAGATAACAAGTTCTGGTAATATTAGGAATAGGGTAAAGAGTATTCGGGTCTGGATGCAGCATATTACAAATCCATTCTTAAGTAATTGAAACTTATATCATTTATATATCCAGGTCTTGAATATTCAAGTAAAATACAAAGGTATTTTACTTTATATTTACTCCAAATTAACTAAACCTTATCCAGCTAAAGTCTCGTTGCATCTCATATATATTATTACTAATAGGGTCGACTGATGTTAGATTAATCCACCCGCCGTTTACAAGTTGCTGTAACACTTCTTGTCTGCCTATAACATCGGATATAACGCCGTTCTGAGCGTATATAACAACTAAAAGCCTTACAGGTTCGTGGTATGCAGTATCGTCATCAAGATATATTGATTGAAGGGCAGGGCCATGCATAAGATCACTTGCATTTCCTTGCATAATCCCTATTTTGCTTGTAATATTTTGGGTTATTTTACTTCCACCACCATATGCAACGTTGTCAAGACTTGCAAATAGGTATTGCAAATTAATCCATTTAGCAACAATAACAGGGGCGGTAAGGATTTTCTCAAGCAAACTTCCGTCTTCATCAATTTCTGAGTTATATGAATGCAGGAATGACTTGCCAAGTAAATTAATATTCTTTGTAAAATGTCTTGGGGCAATAATAATTGAACTATTACCAGCTAATCCCCATTCTGGTCTTGTTTCAGCCCAGTTAACGCTTTTGGTAGTAATTGCATTATTTACATCAATTTTATCGGCATTAAGACCCATAGAACTTGCGCGCCAGATATTATTTAAATACTTAGCTTTAGAAAGGTCATGATTTATGTTGCGAATATTTTCACTAACTTCATTAGGATAGTTTTTATATATTTGTATATCGTCTGTAGTTGTATTATGTTCTGCTGCTATAAAATGCGTATCATCTGGAATACAAATATCCTGAGACTTTAGATATTCTCTAACTTTTGCCTCATTTAATATAGCCGCTAAAACTTTAGCATTTATGCCGCCGCTATGACCACCACACGCCCCACAATCAAGTGAAGCTGAATATGGATTATTCTGCGATTTACTACCATGACCGCACAAAAACACAAACTTTGCAAAATTCTTTGTAAAGCCTGTTTGCTTTAAAAAATTCTCCGCATAAGCACATTGTTCGGTAAGACTAATGCCGTAAATCTCTCTTTTATTGTCTTGTAAAGTATATAATGAAGGTACGGTATTTATATCTGGTCTGATATTGAGTATAAATTTGTTTATAAATTTAGATGTTTGAAGTGGAAAAAGCGTCTTGAAAAAACTATAGATTCCAAACCACCCGCCAAGCGCCTCAACAAGCGCGAAAGGTGCGGTAAATGCATATTTTAAAGCCTGATAAAATGCTTTAAAGGTATCTAAACACTTTTTCCCCCATTTATCGCGCAGGAATCTGCCTTGTGAACATACTGGTATTTCTTTAATATTATGCTTAGGGGCAAGCAGCACAGGGCAGTTAGCTGATTTTTGCTTATCATGAAACTTATCAACTATTACAGGCACACCAAAAAAGCCTGCATATCCAAGCGTTTCGTAATTACCCGTAGATTCAATAGCTCTTCTTAGTGGCTCAGATCTTACGTCAATACAAAAAACAAATTGTGCATCAGGAATAGTACTTGTAATATTATATTCCTGTCTAATGAGTGGATACAGAAAATCTTTATATTTTTGCTCAGAATTTGTTATTTTACTAATTACATTTGTCTGATCTTGAGTACTTTCAGATATTTTATATTCTGATGCATCAGACCATAAAACAACTGCCATTACAAGTCTCACAGCAAGATAGTCATTGAATGATACAGGATAAACAGGTGGGCATGCAGGATCTTGCCAATCCACCTGATTTTTAATATATCCAGCCCATCCAGGTAAGGAAGTCAGTAAAAACCTTAAAAAATCAGTGTAATTACTTTCATCAATCCCTAGTTTTTTAAGTGATAATGTAATAACAATATCAGGATTAGCCGGAAGGGATCTTAAAAACTGAATAGATTTTTTATCATTTTTATGAAATTCTTTGTCATAAACTGCTAGCATTTTCCATGCGTTAAATAAGCCTTTTTCTCTGAATGGCATTTTAATAGTAGCCTGCCCATTATCAAAATAAGCCTGAAGCCATTTTATGCTATGAATATTAATATCTTCTAATTGTTTAGGTATATCGGTATTCTGAAAATACGAGTTTGCAAGAGATAACGCATTTTCAAAAGGTATTCCTTCTAACCCCGATAAAGGATTCTTTGCGATAAAACTTTGCAAAGGCCAGAGTGGCGCTATAACCTGCCATGCTTCGTTAATAGCATTTAAAACGTGCTCAGGAGCATTATATTCTTTACGTGAGAATAGGTTTCTTGCTTGCATTTTTCTCATAGATATCCTTTTCTAATATTTATAATGATTATGATGAGCAGTAATTGTTTTATGCATAGGCTGGCTTGCATTTAAACCCTTAACATATAGTTTTAAGAACCATGAGTTAAGCAAATTAGATGAAATTTTGTTACCAAATAATGTCAAAAGCCATGACGCGATTAAAACCGTAATGCCTATTATATGAAGGCTATTAAGTTTAGAAGGCATATCTATGTTTTGCGCTGCTAAATATTTGTATATAATACCAACGCTTATTCCATAAATGAAGGCAAATATACTACTTGCAAAAATTGCATCAATCATATGCCTAACATTTTTATTTTGCAAAAGTGGCAATGTAATTTGCGTGCATGCAATATATGCTATAACGACTAACATTATATTAGTATCAAATATGAATATATTTTTATCACTTGTTATGCTGAAAATATATGCGCCTAACATGCCGCAAACAGATGCTAACAAGAAGCCACTTAAACTAACATTCTTTATCTCGTTTCTGTTTTCTTTAGCAATACTTCCTGATGTAAGGAGCAAATATGCCTTAAATAATCCATGCCAGCATAAATGAGCAATTGCAGCCGAGAAAAGTCCAAGTCCGCACTGAACCATCATAAATCCCATTTGTCCCATAGTAGAGCAAGCAAGCATGCGTTTGTTATCGTTTTGTAACAGTTTCCAGAATGTGCCTAAAAATGCGGTAAGCATTCCAAATACGAATATTATATCTAAAGTCCATCGATTGGCTAAATAAAGTGGTGCAAGCCTTGCTAATACAAAACCACCGCCATTAACTAAACCTGCGTGCATTATAGCAGAAACAGGAGTAGGGGAATTGAGAGAGCTTATAAGCCATTTATGCATTGGCCATATTGCAGATTGTGCCATGCTTCCAAAAAGAATAAGTAGAATAGGTAATGTAATATTATGATTTAATGCATTAGCATTAATTTCACTTATTAAAAAACTATCACTTAAATCATATAATAAATATAAACCTATTGAAATTGATACACTCGATAAAGCGAAGTTTTTAGCTGCAAGTTTGCCTGATTCATAAGCAGCATTCCATTCTTTTTTATGAACCATTAGGTTTACTAAAATGCCATTGCTTACAATCCAACTTAATACGAACAAAATTATATTATCGGCAGAAACCAGTGAAATAACGGAAAGAATAAGTAAACTTAAACGAATAAGGAACTTTGAATAATTCTTATCGCCTTTAAGGTATGTTTTTGAAAAACTCAATATAGTAATACCAACAAAGCTAACAAGCGTAATCATTACTATAGCAAGCCTATCAATATAAAATAGCGTATCTACCATTTTAAGCTCCCTCCATTTATAGTGATAAATTTCAGCTTGGATAATATTAGAATTTTTTTTATAAGAAAACACTTAAGTTTATTTTTTTGAATTTTTTTATAAAAACAAAAGAATAAAGCCATTTTATTTGCATTACTTTAATTAACTAATTATAGTGGTTGTTTAATTAGCTAATATTGGAGGTTGTCATGGCTTTTTTATCTGCTTTTACGCCTATTTTGATTTTCGTTTCGCTATTTGTAGGAAGTGGCATTTATTATACATCTATTGGCACTGAAAATGCTTTTTATCAGCTGTCTCCTTTAGTGGCTATTATTCCTGCGATAATGGTTGGTTGGGTTAATTATAAAGGAAATTCTGATGCAAAAATGAATGCTTTCTTAGATGGGGTAAGGCATAAAGATATTATAGCAATGTGCATAATATTCCTGCTTGCGGGGGCTTTTAGTGAAGTAACTAAAGCTATAGGCAGTACTGATGCAACAGTAAATCTTGCCATATCTTTTATACCTTCAAAATTTTTACTTATTGGAATATTTCTAACGGCTGCTTTTATTTCTACGGCAATAGGAACTTCTATGGGAACAATAGCAACAATTGCGCCTATTGCAGCGGGATTAAGCGCTCAGGCAGATATAATGCCGGCTTTAGCAATCGGTACCGTTGTTGGTGGAGCTATGTTTGGTGATAACCTGTCACTAATATCAGATACTACAATTGCTTCTATCATGTCACAAGAGGCAGATTTTAAAAAGAAACTCAAACTAAATGCTAAGGTTGCAATAGTTGCTTCCATCATTACAATCATATTCTTATTAATGCAATCAGGAACAGGTGCTGAAATACAGCCAAAAGATTATAATTTTATTTTAGTAACGCCTTATCTTTTGCTAATAATTCTGGCGCTTACTGGTATAAATGTTTTTGTTGTATTAATTGCGAGCATTATTTTTAGCTGCGCGCTCGCTAATATGCAAAACCCAGACCACGCTTTAATGTTTATCAGTAGCCATATTACCAAGGGCTTTTCAAGCGTTCATGAAATCATGCTCTTATCGCTTATGGTTGGTGGGCTTTCAGGTTTAGCTGGTAAAGCAAATCAGCATTTAGCTGAAAAAATATCTGTCTGGATTAAGGCATCGGGTGGGGGCATGAAAATGTCGCAGTTTTTAATTGCTAAAACTGTGAGCATATTTAACTTGCTGCTTGCTAATAATACTATTGCTATCATTTTTAGTGGTGAGATTGCAAAAGATATTTCCAGAAAACAATCTTTGCCTGCCCATTATAGTGCGGCATGGCTTGATATATTTTCATGTGTGATTCAGGGAATTATTCCTTATGGTGCGCAAATACTACTTGCAAGTACTGTTGCTAAAGTCTCCCCATTATCAGTAACGCCATATGTTTATTACTGCTTTATTTTAGGTTTGGTAACCATAGCTCATATTTTATATTTTAAGCCAAAAGATGAATAAATTTGAACAGAATATAATTAGTATATATGGTGATAAGGGCAGGGAGTGGTTAAACAATCTGCCTGGTATTATAAGCAATATATCCTATAAATACGGCATCTCTAATATTCAGCATGTTGATAATCTATCCTTTAATTACCTTGTTAAAGGCATTCAGAATAATAATCGCATTGTTATTAAGACGGGCTTAGATGAAAAAGCTTTATCAAGAGAAGCAAAAATACTTAATTTTTATGCTGGTAAAGGGGCGGTTAAACTTATTAGCTATGAAGATGGCGTTTTAATATTGGAAGAGGCAGTACCAGGGGATTCTTTGTTGCCATATGCAGATACTGATAATAAATCAGCAATCGATATTGCTTGCATGATTATAGATAAACTTCATACCCAAGCAACTGTCCCCAAAAACCAGTTTACTTATATATCAGAGTGGTTGAAGGTTTTAGATAAAGATTGGAATATTGACCATAACTTGCTTGCTAAAGCTAAAGATTATAGAGACGAATTAATAGCATCAGCAAAGCATGAGGTTTTGCTGCACGCTGATTTACACCACGATAAT of the Alphaproteobacteria bacterium 33-17 genome contains:
- a CDS encoding sodium:proton antiporter, whose amino-acid sequence is MAFLSAFTPILIFVSLFVGSGIYYTSIGTENAFYQLSPLVAIIPAIMVGWVNYKGNSDAKMNAFLDGVRHKDIIAMCIIFLLAGAFSEVTKAIGSTDATVNLAISFIPSKFLLIGIFLTAAFISTAIGTSMGTIATIAPIAAGLSAQADIMPALAIGTVVGGAMFGDNLSLISDTTIASIMSQEADFKKKLKLNAKVAIVASIITIIFLLMQSGTGAEIQPKDYNFILVTPYLLLIILALTGINVFVVLIASIIFSCALANMQNPDHALMFISSHITKGFSSVHEIMLLSLMVGGLSGLAGKANQHLAEKISVWIKASGGGMKMSQFLIAKTVSIFNLLLANNTIAIIFSGEIAKDISRKQSLPAHYSAAWLDIFSCVIQGIIPYGAQILLASTVAKVSPLSVTPYVYYCFILGLVTIAHILYFKPKDE